CCAACTGGCTCATCACGACGGCGAGTAACTTGGTCCTTCACAAGAAGCTCGGGCAGGTCAAGGGCGAACCGTGGACGATTCGGATTCCGGAATACGACCGAGGTCGGGCACCCGACGTGATGGTCGTGCTCAACGACAACCTCAAGCACATCCAGCAGAACCAGATCGACGGCCCCGCGGATTTGGTGATCGAAGTGGCCAGCCGATCGACCGCGCGGGTAGACCGAGGGGCGAAGTTCCGTGAGTACCAATCGGTCGGCGTGCGGGAGTACTGGCTGGTGCATCCGTTGATCGATCGGTTTGAGCCATTCACGCTCGAGGACGGCCGCTTCGTGCCATCGGTGCCCGACGAGGATGACGTTTATCGCAGCACGGCAGTGCCGGGTTTGTGGTACCGAATCGAGTGGTTTATCGAACGGCCCGATCCTTTGACGGTCGCGAAAGCGTGGGGCTTGATCTGAGGGGTCGAAAATGACCAGCAAACAACTCGCCGCCCTTGGGTTTGCCGAGGGCAAGACGTTTGGCGTAGCGCTCAAGGTGGCGCGGGATGCGGAGAAGACCAAGCCAACCGAGCAGGTCGAGCAGGAGCTCGCTGATGTGCTGGTTGACCCGGATGCATACACCGACGACGCGGCCTACGGCGAACTCGCGGTGCTGCTGATGGAGCCCGCGCCGATCGAAGCGCGGGCTGAGCCGGTGCCGTATGCGCAGTGGGGCCGTGACCTCGACGACAACGCGGTCAAGCAGATGGACGTCGCCCGCCGGCTGCCGGTCGCGGTGAGCAGTGCGCTGATGCCCGACGCGCACCTCGGCTACGGCCTGCCCATTGGCGGGGTGCTCGCGACCGACAACGCCGTCATCCCCTACGCTGTCGGCGTCGACATCGCGTGCCGTATGCGGCTCACCGTCTTCGACGTTCCCGCCGACCAACTCGACGGCATGCGCGGCAAACTCACCAACGCCCTGCAGCGTGAAACCCGCTTCGGCATGGGCGCGAAGTACAACACGCCCAACGACCACGCCGTCATGGACGCCGACTGGGACGTCTCGCCGGTGACCAAGCGGTTCAAGGACAAGGCCCGTTCACAACTTGGTTCGTCGGGCAGCGGTAATCACTTCGTCGAGTTCGGGGAGCTGACGCTCGACGAGCCGGACCTGGGCATGCAGCCCGGCAAGTACCTCGCGCTGCTGAGCCACTCCGGCTCGCGCGGCACCGGCGCGTCCGTCTGCGATCACTACTCCAAGCTCGCGATGAAGCAGTGCGCGACGTTGCCTAAGGAGATGCGCCACCTCGCGTGGCTCGACCTCGACAGCGACACGGGCCGCGAGTACTGGGACGCGATGAACCTCATGGGCGACTACGCCGCGGCAAACCACGAGGTGATCCACCGTCTCATCGCCAAGGCGATCAACGAGAAGCTCGTGGCCGAGGTGGAGAACCACCACAACTTCGCGTGGAAGGAAGAGCACGATGGTCGCG
The Planctomycetota bacterium genome window above contains:
- a CDS encoding RtcB family protein, yielding MTSKQLAALGFAEGKTFGVALKVARDAEKTKPTEQVEQELADVLVDPDAYTDDAAYGELAVLLMEPAPIEARAEPVPYAQWGRDLDDNAVKQMDVARRLPVAVSSALMPDAHLGYGLPIGGVLATDNAVIPYAVGVDIACRMRLTVFDVPADQLDGMRGKLTNALQRETRFGMGAKYNTPNDHAVMDADWDVSPVTKRFKDKARSQLGSSGSGNHFVEFGELTLDEPDLGMQPGKYLALLSHSGSRGTGASVCDHYSKLAMKQCATLPKEMRHLAWLDLDSDTGREYWDAMNLMGDYAAANHEVIHRLIAKAINEKLVAEVENHHNFAWKEEHDGREVIVHRKGATPAGQGVLGIIPGSMAAPGFVVRGRGNAQSLRSASHGAGRVMSRKQAANTFRWNHVKADLEAAGVTLLSAGIDENPRVYKDIHTVMAQQTDLVDIVARFDPKIVKMADAGEKPED
- a CDS encoding Uma2 family endonuclease; protein product: MATLSTPKPMPLYAEPGMTGHPPVEMSYEDFLEGVGLPHGHFEYVDGKAHEMTAVNDSHDQLANWLITTASNLVLHKKLGQVKGEPWTIRIPEYDRGRAPDVMVVLNDNLKHIQQNQIDGPADLVIEVASRSTARVDRGAKFREYQSVGVREYWLVHPLIDRFEPFTLEDGRFVPSVPDEDDVYRSTAVPGLWYRIEWFIERPDPLTVAKAWGLI